In bacterium, the following are encoded in one genomic region:
- a CDS encoding histidine phosphatase family protein, with translation MKMLLIRHGQTPSNLTGAIDTVPPGAPLTALGIAQASALGPALMHEGLAAVYSSPLLRARSTAEILAQHLGLETLIHPGLVEISGGDLEMRADDEATQRYVECMLRWMNRDLSFKIPGGVTGNTFLDTYSAALTSRSGAAGTRSGRRGHPRSVHARFSCASCRVWG, from the coding sequence ATGAAGATGCTTTTGATAAGACATGGCCAGACCCCGTCAAATCTCACCGGGGCTATCGACACGGTCCCTCCGGGCGCGCCCCTTACGGCTCTGGGAATCGCTCAGGCCTCGGCCCTCGGGCCGGCACTGATGCACGAGGGGCTAGCAGCGGTCTATAGCTCGCCACTCCTTCGAGCCAGGTCCACCGCAGAGATCTTGGCGCAGCATTTGGGGCTCGAGACACTGATTCACCCTGGCCTCGTTGAGATCAGCGGCGGAGACCTGGAGATGCGTGCCGATGATGAAGCCACCCAACGCTATGTCGAGTGCATGCTGCGGTGGATGAATCGAGACCTTTCCTTCAAGATTCCTGGCGGTGTCACCGGCAACACGTTCCTAGACACCTACTCAGCCGCACTGACGTCTCGCAGTGGAGCAGCGGGGACGCGGTCCGGTCGCCGTGGTCACCCACGGAGCGTCCATGCGCGTTTTTCTTGCGCTTCGTGCCGGGTTTGGGGTTGA